A genome region from Eremothecium gossypii ATCC 10895 chromosome VII, complete sequence includes the following:
- a CDS encoding uncharacterized protein (Syntenic homolog of Saccharomyces cerevisiae YDR124W), which produces MLGAWGGMDALKDILATLQAEGYQFAVLLQPPHVQGLCNERFEEQIVSDNIPSRLRSRVERLANMSNTLVCANPRARVCSHGQTGWNPRRVELDISNRIAVGRYLNAAFRLLRQLPCKQISKSWIKVIEPKKKARYPYMMGEQSKPNWWPQDVEHREPDHLQKPDRLALMTAIMLNVAPLCYRENRLIYKNMQDATHALFKGDREGFLKELILENVYQVSHAIAMSSHGSERPLQVLDLNKIKSVRQYMDSMHSWASPDCQSLPRGDGLSAALFTADCPDDTPVIEAPDGEETDLESFLDSESTACTQIKPDLYAVADENELLMHMHHQVHANATGAKFGDGAEADMENSTPSTAHNHTLMLL; this is translated from the coding sequence ATGCTGGGCGCATGGGGCGGGATGGACGCATTGAAAGATATTCTGGCGACACTGCAGGCGGAGGGCTACCAGTTTGCAGTGCTGCTACAGCCACCGCACGTCCAAGGACTCTGTAATGAGCGGTTTGAGGAGCAGATTGTCTCTGACAACATACCCTCGCGATTACGGAGCCGCGTAGAACGACTGGCCAACATGTCGAACACACTTGTATGCGCGAACCCTCGTGCGCGTGTGTGCTCACACGGGCAGACAGGCTGGAACCCGCGGAGAGTGGAACTGGATATTAGTAACCGCATCGCGGTCGGACGATACCTCAATGCAGCCTTTCGTCTTCTACGTCAGCTGCCCTGCAAGCAGATATCCAAGTCGTGGATTAAAGTCATCGAGCCAAAGAAGAAGGCGCGATACCCTTACATGATGGGGGAGCAGTCGAAACCGAACTGGTGGCCACAGGATGTGGAGCATCGTGAGCCAGATCACCTACAGAAACCGGATCGACTGGCCCTTATGACGGCCATTATGTTGAATGTAGCGCCTCTCTGTTACCGTGAAAACCGACTAATATACAAGAACATGCAAGATGCCACACATGCACTTTTCAAAGGTGACCGTGAGGGGTTTCTCAAAGAGCTCATTCTAGAGAATGTGTATCAGGTCTCGCACGCAATCGCTATGTCGAGCCATGGAAGCGAAAGGCCACTACAGGTGCTAGACCTTAATAAAATCAAGTCGGTACGCCAGTACATGGACTCAATGCATAGCTGGGCATCGCCCGACTGCCAATCGCTTCCGAGAGGGGACGGTCTTTCTGCTGCACTATTTACCGCCGATTGCCCCGACGACACTCCGGTTATTGAAGCCCCAGACGGAGAGGAAACGGACCTTGAGTCATTCCTCGACTCAGAGAGCACCGCTTGCACACAGATAAAACCGGATTTATACGCAGTAGCGGACGAAAACGAACTACTGATGCATATGCATCATCAAGTACATGCCAACGCAACAGGTGCCAAGTTCGGCGACGGGGCAGAGGCCGACATGGAAAACAGTACCCCATCGACAGCCCATAACCATACGTTGATGCTGCTGTGA
- the CHA4 gene encoding Cha4p (Syntenic homolog of Saccharomyces cerevisiae YLR098C (CHA4)) has translation MQSGSDLKKLKLACQTCRKRRRKCDLQVPCVNCQKFGVECLPVDQDLRKKRYSAQYVQSLHAHISQLEAYITQLKSAENEEERKSVLASIKFNVLKDAEGLSPAVSLTPPYLAQVADAEGAELARVGRVGGEALHKKKQVSSSIYSSDSLMIQKRPQPAGVGDALDPVPKLKNLSRSPLILRSLSLFFKWLYPGPFTFIHRETFLSAFFGDAETKTYYCSEELVFAIAALGSRLSQKGSDLFAKTAEYYNISKTKVLSKVFQLDSVPCTGMSSSSSKLAVVQTLLCLAFYDMGNGENPLAWYESGLAFRIAHEIGLHLNPEAWDDVYADKLSHLDIEVRSRIYWGCYIADHLIAVLFGRSYTLRLSNSTIPETDELPNIDTGIEDYQYEPGVSLYMAKPLKKLIVLSRITEVFASKLFVQDGTMAHRKEYLRKFNLEFYNWRITMPAEFRWTKNSIKDFDNNPTVSYLWYHYYIILLSYNKPFMEELEQSRLIVEETVEEIHILLVNYKNKFITFEKCSIYMVYSAILAIQCLRSGSIKKKNLADFMDFLGSDTLPYELARKLFDSEMTSAEGVELLGTLANGNDFAFEYNFDFTLLNEIDTLIGGTHNGFT, from the coding sequence ATGCAGAGCGGCTCCGATCTCAAGAAGCTCAAACTTGCGTGCCAAACGTGTCGGAAGAGGCGGCGGAAATGTGACCTGCAGGTCCCTTGCGTTAATTGCCAGAAGTTTGGGGTCGAATGCCTCCCCGTGGACCAAGATCTGCGTAAGAAAAGGTACAGCGCGCAGTACGTGCAGTCGCTGCACGCACATATCTCGCAGCTGGAGGCGTACATCACGCAACTGAAGTCGGCGGAGAACGAGGAAGAGCGGAAGAGCGTGCTGGCATCGATCAAGTTCAACGTGCTGAAGGATGCGGAAGGCCTCTCGCCCGCGGTGTCGCTGACCCCTCCGTACCTGGCACAGGTGGCGGATGCAGAGGGCGCGGAGCTGGCCCGCGTGGGGCGGGTGGGGGGGGAAGCGCTGCacaagaagaagcaggTGTCGTCGTCCATCTACTCCAGCGACTCGCTGATGATCCAGAAGCGGCCGCAGCCAGCCGGGGTGGGAGACGCGCTGGATCCCGTGCCCAAGCTGAAGAACCTCTCGCGCAGCCCGCTGATCCTGCGCTCGCTGTCGCTCTTCTTTAAATGGCTATACCCGGGGCCGTTCACCTTTATCCATAGGGAGACCTTTCTGAGCGCGTTTTTCGGTGACGCTGAGACGAAGACATACTACTGCTCGGAGGAGCTGGTGTTTGCTATTGCCGCGCTGGGCTCCCGGCTGTCGCAGAAGGGCAGCGACCTGTTTGCGAAGACGGCGGAGTACTATAACATATCCAAAACAAAAGTCCTGAGCAAAGTGTTCCAGCTGGACTCGGTGCCCTGCACGGGCatgtcctcctcgtcctccaaACTAGCGGTTGTGCAAACCCTGCTGTGTCTGGCGTTCTACGACATGGGAAATGGCGAAAACCCGCTCGCCTGGTATGAATCTGGACTAGCGTTTCGAATTGCGCATGAAATTGGTCTGCACCTCAATCCCGAAGCGTGGGATGACGTGTATGCAGATAAGCTCTCGCATCTTGACATCGAAGTCCGCAGTAGAATATACTGGGGCTGCTATATTGCGGACCATTTGATTGCAGTGCTGTTTGGAAGGTCTTACACCCTGCGGCTCTCGAACTCCACAATTCCCGAAACTGACGAGCTCCCGAATATTGATACAGGCATTGAGGATTACCAGTATGAACCTGGTGTTTCACTTTATATGGCCAAGCCTTTAAAAAAGCTTATCGTCCTATCAAGAATTACAGAAGTGTTTGCTTCGAAACTCTTTGTCCAAGACGGCACTATGGCCCATAGGAAGGAATACCTGAGGAAGTTTAACCTAGAATTCTATAACTGGAGGATAACAATGCCAGCAGAGTTCCGGTGGACAAAAAACTCAATTAAGGATTTCGATAACAACCCCACCGTCTCTTACCTCTGGTATCACTACTACATTATCCTATTGTCATACAACAAGCCATTCatggaggagctggagcagagTAGACTCATTGTGGAAGAGACCGTGGAGGAAATACATATTCTTCTGGTGAATTACAAAAATAAGTTTATTACTTTTGAAAAATGCAGCATATATATGGTTTACTCGGCGATATTGGCGATACAATGTCTGCGTAGTGGCTCTATCAAGAAGAAAAACCTCGCAGATTTCATGGACTTTCTCGGGTCCGATACCCTACCATACGAACTCGCAAGGAAACTGTTTGATAGCGAGATGACGAGTGCCGAGGGAGTGGAACTACTCGGAACTTTAGCTAACGGAAATGATTTCGCTTTCGAATACAACTTTGACTTCACGCTTCTGAACGAAATCGACACTCTGATCGGAGGAACTCATAATGGTTTTACGTAA
- a CDS encoding AGR062Cp (Syntenic homolog of Saccharomyces cerevisiae YLR099C (ICT1) and YDR125C (ECM18)) translates to MADSLDGAAGRRWQRVRGGGPTPVVLCERGRADPHAHGATARVRVVRGELPPQPRGAGRAGGAAIRAGPARQRHVAGAAAGARGGARTGAAWWRARGHPRAGGLLPGRARAVARGQRAGDAERRRPFVRRLPGIQVRVEAPRARAAAMPRVPARRRAQQRVGACPAGRRAAGPVLRPRLAALHARGRASAVPLRAAAARAPLARPAGRAPAVAIRERVVLARAGPRVPQVHVCPAAPPRAAPVAAQAVHRSLHQRAARARPAAGLASGAKGPECAAALRRPRLDGRACGPGPGRGAQRSARPPGRLLSHSPRCRPQSLPRQP, encoded by the coding sequence ATGGCAGACAGCCTTGATGGAGCCGCTGGGCGCCGCTGGCAGAGAGTCCGTGGTGGGGGGCCTACACCAGTGGTACTTTGCGAACGCGGGCGCGCCGATCCGCACGCCCACGGTGCTACTGCACGGGTACGCGTCGTCCGCGGTGAGCTTCCACCGCAACCTCGCGGCGCTGGGCGCGCAGGTGGAGCAGCTATACGCGCTGGACCTGCCAGGCAACGGCATGTCGCAGGAGCTGCCGCTGGggcccgcggcggcgcgcgcactggcgcggcgtggtggcgcgcgcgcggacATCCGCGCGCTGGAGGACTACTACCTGGACGCGCTCGAGCGGTGGCGCGCGGCCAACGGGCTGGAGACGCTGAACGTCGTCGGCCATTCGTTCGGCGGCTACCTGGCATTCAAGTACGCGTTGAGGCACCCCGCGCGCGTGCAGCGGCTATGCCTCGTGTCCCCGCTCGGCGTCGAGCGCAACAGCGGGTCGGTGCATGCCCGGCAGGGCGACGCGCCGCCGGACCCGTCCTCCGACCCCGCCTCGCCGCACTACACGCGCGCGGCCGTGCTTCCGCCGTTCCTcttcgagcagcagctgcgcgtgcTCCGCTGGCTCGGCCCGCTGGGCGCGCACCTGCTGTGGCAATACGTGAACGCGTCGTTCTCGCGCGTGCCGGGCCGCGAGTTCCACAGGTACACGTTTGCCCTGCTGCACCGCCTCGCGCTGCGCCCGTTGCCGCGCAAGCTGTTCACCGGTCTCTTCACCAACGcgctgctcgcgcgcgACCCGCTGCTGGACTCGCTAGCGGAGCTAAAGGTCCCGAATGTGCAGCTGCTCTACGGCGACCACGACTGGATGGACGCGCGTGCGGGCCGGGCCCTGGTCGCGGAGCTCAACGCTCTGCGCGGCCGCCCGGACGCCTCCTTAGCCATAGTCCCCGCTGCCGGCCACAATCTCTTCCTCGACAACCCTGA
- a CDS encoding AGR063Wp (Syntenic homolog of Saccharomyces cerevisiae YLR099W-A), with translation MPAGPRALHSAVGAVSGAPQVLRWCCAPSYSAFLHPQTITGPMMWGPFVLFPTPHRGHVPGCHRARGTPTYWRWRRGTEWRRWQAVKPATGGRGTARAACRTCSMALWTPEAKPARKTARQTTTATARTKLRPQTIGASCWTRSSTGSSRWSSCGSWSTGCCCPS, from the coding sequence ATGCCTGCTGGTCCGCGGGCACTGCATTCAGCAGTCGGCGCAGTATCCGGAGCGCCACAGGTCCTCCGTTGGTGTTGTGCGCCATCGTACAGTGCCTTTCTGCATCCGCAGACTATTACGGGCCCGATGATGTGGGGCCCATTTGTACTTTTCCCGACACCCCACAGAGGCCACGTCCCTGGATGCCACAGGGCCAGAGGAACACCGACGTACTGGCGGTGGAGGCGAGGAACGGAATGGCGACGTTGGCAAGCAGTAAAGCCAGCAACGGGCGGCCGTGGgacggcgcgcgcggcctgCCGGACGTGCTCGATGGCACTCTGGACGCCGGAGGCGAAACCGGCACGGAAGACAGCGCGTCAGACGACGACAGCTACCGCACGGACGAAATTGAGGCCGCAGACTATCggcgcgagctgctggacgcgcagcagcactgggagcagtcgctggagcagctgcggcagctggtcaactggctgctgctgccccTCATAG
- a CDS encoding AGR064Cp (NOHBY736; No homolog in Saccharomyces cerevisiae; Syntenic homolog of Kluyveromyces lactis KLLA0F19668g) has protein sequence MLYSQRPAAIEADRQYWRQQLRLLEHIQRVNCGQQLLFNSFLVQHDVLRACNNERWANFGMDKFKCLFQLNELLKSMELDEKQLDEKQLYKINEKVSFLLHEIQPKTTLYLLDGQVITTVLLNVLVCICEMIIKFNPRSELHVVLCRCIVNGISSQFLQPYVQQLWNAVQE, from the coding sequence ATGCTCTACAGCCAGCGGCCAGCGGCCATCGAGGCTGACCGGCAGTACTggcgccagcagctgcggctgctggaGCACATCCAGCGCGTCAACTgcggccagcagctgctgttcAACTCGTTCCTGGTGCAGCACGACGTGCTGCGCGCGTGCAACAACGAGCGGTGGGCCAACTTCGGCATGGACAAGTTCAAGTGTCTGTTCCAGCTCAACGAGCTGCTCAAGAGCAtggagctggacgagaaGCAGCTGGACGAGAAGCAGCTGTACAAGATCAACGAGAAGGTCAGCTTCCTCCTGCACGAGATACAGCCCAAGACGACCCTGTACCTGCTGGACGGCCAGGTCATCACGACGGTGCTGCTCAACGTGCTGGTGTGCATCTGCGAGATGATAATCAAGTTCAACCCGCGCTCGGAGCTGCATGTGGTTCTGTGCCGCTGCATCGTCAACGGGATTTCGTCGCAGTTCCTGCAGCCGTACGTCCAGCAGCTATGGAATGCAGTCCAGGAGTAG
- the SWF1 gene encoding palmitoyltransferase SWF1 (Syntenic homolog of Saccharomyces cerevisiae YDR126W (SWF1)): MMGALCALAVTQAGLILAAPALRAYWPFSWYYHVVFRTVLQDTQRHRWKYWATPAFYAGVYAYCVWLFYGEVYAEIAKALWVPERWVLPAAVVAPAAAGVAAAATPAAVPADAAYDGLLFHDGVECRTCRVRKPARSRHCGVCGRCVPLADHHCVWLNNCVGRGNYGLFYLALGAHCALLTYGAVRLPLAAPAGRWPRALLALELLVASFAVLCVWFTATQVALVRDGMTTNEQDKWYAVQESMREGTLVRLRGRFYHRVEGGDGVEFYSTNAYDHRTYALHNEPYAVVTSHEEIPNVYDTGSFCENLRQRLDPQARIFRRRVRGL; this comes from the coding sequence ATGATGGGGGCATTGTGTGCGCTGGCAGTGACACAGGCGGGCCTCATTCTGGCTGCACCGGCCCTCCGTGCATACTGGCCATTCTCTTGGTACTACCACGTGGTGTTCCGGACGGTGCTGCAGGACACACAGCGGCACCGGTGGAAGTACTGGGCTACACCGGCGTTCTACGCGGGTGTTTACGCTTACTGCGTATGGCTGTTTTACGGCGAGGTGTACGCGGAGATAGCGAAAGCGCTCTGGGTTCCGGAGCGATGGGTGCTGCCGGCGGCCGTCGTcgcgccggcggccgccggcgtcgCGGCCGCTGCCACGCCGGCGGCAGTGCCCGCGGACGCGGCCTACGACGGGCTGCTGTTCCACGACGGCGTGGAGTGCCGCACGTGCCGCGTGCGCAAGCCCGCCCGGTCGCGCCACTGCGGCGTGTGCGGGCGCTGCGTGCCGCTGGCGGACCACCACTGCGTGTGGCTGAACAACTGCGTTGGCCGCGGCAACTACGGGCTGTTTTACCTCGCGCTGGGCGCGCACTGCGCGCTGCTTACGTACGGGGCGGTGCGGCTGCCGCtggccgcgcccgcggggcgctggccgcgcgcgctgctggcgcttgaGCTGCTCGTGGCGAGCTTCGCCGTGCTGTGCGTGTGGTTCACGGCGACGCAGGTGGCGCTCGTGCGCGACGGCATGACGACGAACGAGCAGGACAAGTGGTACGCCGTGCAGGAGAGCATGCGCGAGGGCACGCTGGTGCGCCTGCGCGGCCGTTTCTACCACCGCGTGGagggcggcgacggcgtcGAGTTTTACAGCACGAACGCCTACGATCACCGCACGTACGCACTACATAACGAGCCGTACGCTGTGGTTACGTCGCACGAGGAGATTCCCAATGTCTACGACACGGGGTCCTTCTGCGAGAacctgcgccagcggctCGACCCGCAGGCGAGGATTTTCCGGCGCCGCGTCAGGGGCTTGTGA
- the ARO1 gene encoding pentafunctional protein ARO1p (Syntenic homolog of Saccharomyces cerevisiae YDR127W (ARO1)): protein MASVGLEKVNILGRDSIHVGYDLRAHIARTVFESCVSSTYVVVSDANVARVPYHEALCAALEEGLPARSRMLRYVVQPGETYKTRETKGEIEDFMLAEGCTRDTVVLAVGGGVIGDMVGFVAATFMRGVRFVQVPTSLLAMVDSSIGGKTAVDTPAGKNFIGSFWQPEFVFVDVKWLETLPRREFINGMAEVIKTACIWNAAEFMRLEMHASMFLQVVNSSKQVKVDTKGGPTSLSYTNITQILDHVFQLVLESIKVKAHVVSSDERESGLRNLLNFGHSIGHAYEALLTPQALHGECVSIGMVKEAELSRYLNILSPTQVARLTKVLSAYGLPTSVNEGWFRELTLGKRTPLEVLLRKMSIDKKNDGSNKKVVLLETIGKCYGTSAHVVSDTDLRFVLTDEALVYPFTDVRSSTGHTIVPPGSKSISNRALILAALGKGKCRIRNLLHSDDTKHMLEAVQQLNAATISWEDNGDTVVIDGHGGRTLTASDLPLYLGNAGTASRFLASVASLVCPEGNRDSVILTGNARMQERPIGPLVESLRLNGVRVDYLNREGSLPIKVHAESKFRGGRINLEASISSQYVSSILMCAPYAEEPVTLSLDGKPISELYIEMTIRMMEKFGIKVEKSNDELYTYHIPRGQYVNPAEYVIESDASSATYPLAFAALTGTTVTIPNIGHDSLQGDSRFACDVLKPMGCTVQQTATSTTVTGPEPGTLKPLEHVDMEPMTDAFLTACVVAAAAHSPESKCKNIITITGIANQRVKECNRILAMVTQLSKFGVTAEELPDGIQVHGVEQLSQLKVPDAVETYDDHRVAMSFSLLAGMVNYGQAPSSCRPIKILERRCTGKTWPGWWDVLHSRLGATLDGNEPLPEKENDIRKSVVLIGMRAAGKSTVGRWCAEALGYKLLDLDDEFQTYFGMGTVKEFVAQNGWESFRSKETDLFGHVLNKYSRSGYVISTGGGIVETASSRKLLQDFAATGGVVLHLYRDIDETIKFLRTDPTRPAYIEEVRGVWDRREKWYHLCSSYSFFSPHCSTTAEFEGLRRVFSKFIRRITGMLPVEVPVKRSTFVCLTFQNLLPEMERIKEAVYGCEAVEVRVDHLENYSQDFVLKQLTALRLATDSLPIVFTIRTKKQGGKFLDNDYSTLEDLLTVGLKAGVEFLDLELTLPSPIHQRILNKRYKTRIIGSHHDFSGEFSWEHPEWEHRYAQALAMQVDAIKFVATAKGFGDNLSLEEFRSKHTDKPLIAINMRECGKLSRVLNTILTPITSDVLPQAAAPGQLTLRQINELYASIGGLRPKKMFVVGSPIGHSRSPILHNTGYNSLGLPYTFDKFETDSAEIVKKSLLSREDLGGIAVTIPLKQDIMQYLDELTDSAKCIGAVNTIIPKKDGRFIGHNTDWLGIKNSLIANGVPEHVNTAGLIVGSGGTARAAAYAFHEMQCSTIYMINRTTSNLTELQKSFPQEFNIHVIESLEQIEQLSEPVGIAVSCVPSDKPLDDALSQKLSAFLSRPSATNFIPTILDAAYKPLVTPVLKLASEVHGWRPVSGAQMLVHQGVAQFEIWTGFKAPFAPVYDAVTQE, encoded by the coding sequence ATGGCTTCGGTAGGGCTCGAAAAAGTGAACATTCTCGGAAGGGACAGCATCCATGTCGGGTACGACCTGCGGGCACACATTGCGCGGACGGTATTCGAGTCGTGTGTGTCGTCGACATACGTCGTGGTGAGCGACGCGAACGTGGCGCGCGTGCCATACCACGAGGCGCTCTGCGCTGCGCTGGAGGAGGGGCTGCCCGCGAGGTCGCGCATGCTGCGGTACGTGGTGCAGCCCGGCGAGACGTACAAGACGCGGGAGACGAAGGGTGAGATCGAGGACTTCATGCTGGCGGAGGGCTGCACGCGGGACACCGTGGTGCTGGCggtgggcggcggcgtgaTCGGCGACATGGTGGGGTTCGTGGCGGCGACGTTCATGCGCGGCGTGCGGTTCGTGCAGGTGCCCACGTcgctgctggcgatggtGGACTCGTCCATCGGCGGCAAGACCGCGGTGGACACGCCTGCGGGCAAGAACTTCATTGGCTCCTTCTGGCAGCCCGAGTTTGTATTCGTGGACGTCAAGTGGCTCGAGACCTTGCCGCGCCGCGAGTTCATTAACGGCATGGCGGAGGTGATCAAGACAGCGTGCATTTGGAATGCCGCGGAGTTCATGCGCCTGGAGATGCACGCTAGCATGTTTTTGCAGGTCGTGAACAGCAGCAAGCAGGTGAAGGTGGATACCAAGGGCGGGCCGACCTCGCTCTCCTACACGAATATAACACAAATCCTGGACCACGTCTTCCAGCTAGTATTGGAGTCGATCAAGGTAAAGGCGCACGTTGTCTCGTCCGATGAGCGCGAATCGGGGTTACGGAATCTTCTGAACTTTGGTCATAGCATTGGCCATGCATACGAAGCACTCTTGAcgccgcaggcgctgcaTGGCGAATGCGTCTCTATCGGCATGGTAAAAGAGGCGGAGCTGTCTCGCTACTTGAACATCCTCTCTCCCACGCAAGTGGCGCGGCTTACAAAGGTTCTGTCCGCATACGGCCTGCCAACATCCGTGAACGAAGGATGGTTCCGCGAGTTGACTTTAGGGAAAAGGACACCGCTAGAAGTTCTGCTTCGCAAAATGAGTATCGACAAGAAGAATGACGGAAGCAACAAAAAAGTGGTACTCTTGGAGACAATAGGGAAATGCTACGGCACCTCGGCTCATGTGGTGAGCGACACGGATTTACGTTTTGTGCTGACCGATGAGGCGCTAGTTTACCCATTCACCGATGTACGTTCGAGCACTGGTCATACTATTGTGCCGCCGGGTTCCAAGTCTATCTCCAATCGGGCCTTGATCCTTGCGGCGTTAGGCAAGGGTAAATGCAGAATCAGAAATTTACTGCACTCTGATGATACCAAGCACATGCTCGAGGCTGTGCAGCAGTTAAACGCAGCCACAATATCGTGGGAGGATAACGGTGATACTGTTGTCATAGATGGCCACGGCGGAAGAACCCTAACTGCGTCCGATTTGCCTTTATATCTGGGTAATGCAGGCACTGCTTCTAGGTTTTTGGCATCAGTGGCATCGCTGGTCTGCCCTGAGGGCAATAGGGACTCCGTTATCTTGACAGGCAATGCGAGAATGCAAGAGAGACCAATTGGGCCCTTGGTGGAATCCCTACGTCTCAATGGCGTCCGTGTGGACTATCTAAACCGCGAAGGCTCCTTACCAATAAAAGTGCACGCGGAATCGAAGTTCCGTGGCGGTAGGATCAACTTGGAGGCTAGTATTTCCTCACAGTATGTCTCTTCTATCCTGATGTGTGCACCATATGCAGAAGAACCGGTTACGTTGTCGTTGGATGGAAAACCTATCTCCGAGCTATACATTGAGATGACAATTAGAATGATGGAAAAGTTTGGTATCAAGGTGGAAAAATCTAATGATGAGTTATACACTTATCATATTCCAAGAGGACAGTATGTTAACCCAGCTGAATATGTCATTGAATCCGACGCTTCATCAGCTACATACCCCTTGGCGTTTGCTGCTCTCACTGGAACTACAGTAACTATACCTAATATCGGCCATGATTCCTTACAGGGTGACTCCCGATTTGCATGTGACGTCTTGAAACCGATGGGATGTACTGTACAGCAGACTGCCACATCCACGACGGTTACGGGTCCGGAGCCTGGAACTTTAAAACCACTTGAGCATGTTGACATGGAACCTATGACTGATGCATTTTTAACCGCATGTGTTGTggctgctgcagcacaTAGTCCTGAATCTAAGTGTAAAAATATCATCACCATCACCGGCATTGCGAATCAGCGAGTAAAGGAATGTAACAGAATACTGGCAATGGTCACTCAGTTAAGTAAGTTTGGTGTGACTGCCGAAGAGCTACCAGATGGTATACAGGTTCATGGCGTAGAGCAGTTAAGCCAACTGAAAGTACCGGATGCTGTTGAGACTTACGATGATCATCGTGTCGCTATGAGCTTTTCGCTATTGGCGGGAATGGTAAATTACGGCCAGGCACCTTCTTCTTGTAGACCTATTAAAATACTGGAGAGAAGATGTACCGGTAAGACATGGCCGGGATGGTGGGATGTTTTACACAGTAGACTGGGCGCAACTCTAGATGGGAATGAACCATTGCCTGAGAAAGAGAACGATATAAGGAAAAGCGTCGTGCTCATAGGAATGCGCGCCGCAGGGAAGTCTACTGTCGGCAGGTGGTGCGCTGAAGCATTAGGCTATAAATTACTGGACCTAGATGACGAGTTTCAGACATACTTTGGAATGGGGACAGTAAAAGAATTTGTTGCGCAGAATGGGTGGGAGAGCTTCAGAAGTAAAGAAACCGACCTCTTTGGTCATGTTCTAAACAAGTATAGCAGGAGCGGGTATGTTATATCTACCGGAGGAGGAATAGTCGAAACTGCATCTTCTAGAAAGCTACTACAGGATTTCGCAGCCACAGGTGGGGTTGTGCTACATCTATACCGTGATATTGACGAGACGATAAAATTCCTGCGCACTGATCCTACTAGGCCGGCTTATATTGAGGAGGTGAGAGGGGTATGGGATAGAAGAGAGAAGTGGTACCATTTATGCTCAAGTTATAGTTTTTTCTCACCTCATTGTTCAACAACGGCGGAGTTTGAGGGTTTAAGAAGGGTGTTCTCGAAATTTATTAGGAGGATAACCGGTATGCTACCGGTGGAAGTACCTGTAAAGCGTTCCACGTTTGTTTGTTTAACATTCCAAAACTTGCTGCCCGAAATGGAAAGAATCAAAGAGGCTGTTTATGGCTGCGAGGCTGTCGAAGTTAGAGTTGACCACCTCGAGAACTACTCCCAAGACTTTGTCTTAAAACAATTAACAGCCTTGCGACTTGCCACCGATTCTCTACCCATCGTTTTCACTATTCGGACAAAGAAACAGGGGGGCAAGTTCCTGGATAACGACTATTCGACGTTGGAAGACCTGCTAACCGTCGGCCTAAAGGCTGGCGTAGAATTCCTTGACTTAGAGTTGACGCTGCCTTCTCCAATCCACCAAAGAATACTGAATAAACGCTATAAGACACGTATTATCGGTTCTCATCATGACTTCTCTGGTGAATTTTCGTGGGAGCATCCAGAATGGGAACATAGATATGCGCAAGCGTTAGCCATGCAAGTTGACGCCATTAAGTTTGTGGCAACAGCAAAGGGATTTGGTGATAACCTGTCTCTAGAGGAATTCAGGTCAAAACATACAGACAAACCACTGATTGCGATCAACATGAGAGAGTGTGGAAAGCTCTCCAGAGTATTGAATACAATTTTGACTCCTATTACATCGGATGTCTTGCCTCAAGCGGCGGCTCCGGGGCAACTGACGCTTCGTCAAATTAATGAACTTTACGCTTCCATTGGCGGACTCCGGCCAAAGAAAATGTTTGTTGTTGGATCGCCAATCGGCCATTCAAGGTCACCTATCCTTCACAACACTGGCTACAACTCATTAGGATTGCCCTACACTTTTGACAAGTTTGAAACCGACTCGGCTGAGATCGTCAAGAAGTCCTTGCTATCCAGAGAGGACTTAGGAGGGATAGCTGTTACAATTCCTCTGAAGCAAGATATTATGCAATACCTGGACGAGCTTACTGACTCAGCGAAATGCATAGGTGCTGTGAATACAATCATACCGAAGAAGGATGGGAGGTTTATCGGCCACAACACAGATTGGCTAGGTATAAAAAATTCCCTGATAGCGAATGGGGTCCCGGAACATGTTAACACTGCTGGCTTGATAGTCGGCTCTGGGGGCACCGCCAGGGCAGCTGCGTATGCCTTCCATGAAATGCAATGCTCGACAATCTATATGATTAACCGCACCACGTCGAACTTGACTGAGCTGCAGAAGAGTTTCCCACAGGAGTTCAACATTCATGTTATTGAGTCCCTCGAGCAAATAGAGCAACTTTCTGAACCTGTTGGCATCGCCGTCAGCTGTGTTCCCTCAGATAAGCCGCTAGATGACGCACTGTCCCAGAAACTTTCTGCGTTCCTGTCCAGGCCATCCGCCACAAACTTCATCCCTACAATCTTGGACGCAGCGTATAAACCTTTGGTTACGCCCGTTTTAAAGTTGGCTAGTGAGGTACATGGCTGGCGACCCGTGTCCGGGGCACAGATGCTGGTGCATCAGGGGGTTGCTCAGTTTGAGATATGGACAGGTTTCAAGGCGCCGTTTGCACCGGTGTACGACGCCGTGACACAGGAGTAA